AGATGGgtatctttgtttttttattttcattttataataTGAAATATCTATATATTTCCCTTTCTCCCTGATATCCCCCAATAAGATGAGACAAGCAATTAAAGTTGGTTGACTTGAATCACGCAGACGTACACACTCCCCGACACGGCAAGTCTTTGCGCCTTCACCAGTAGCACTCATCATGTCCTCCTCTTTGTCTAAACCACCATTCATATATACACTCGCACCAAAACAATACCGAAAATCTTGCAAAATTGGTTCATCAAAATGCATTCCTTCAATCCCTTTTCTCTTCCCTTCGTGTTCCTTTCCATGCTTATCTTCCTCAACCTGACCACGACTCATGTAGCTGCCCAAAATTACCTCTACCACTTCTGTGCAAACACTTCCTTCGCCCAAAATAGCTTCTACAGTTCCAATATCAACTCCCTCCTCTCTTCCCTTTCCTCCAACGCCACCGGCAACACCGAATTCTACAACACCACAGCCGGCCAAACCACCTCCTCCAACCCCGTCTACGGTCTCTTCCTCTGCCGTGGAGACGTCGGTGCTGAAGTTTGCCGAAAATGCGTGGCCAACGCAACCCAAGAGCTCGCCGATAAGTGTTCAAAGGAAAAGATCGCTGTTATCTGGTACGACGAGTGCATGTTACGCTACTCCAACGAGTCTATCTTCTCCACCGTGGCCGTAAGACCTATAATTTACTTGTTGAACTCACAGAACATCACCGAACAGGACCGGTTTAACCGGCTATTGAACACGACGATGACCGAAATGGCACGTGAGGCCTCCAACTTTCCGATCGGTGTTAAGAAGTTTGGGGTTAAGGAAGTGAAGTTTTCCGATTTTCAAAATCTGTACAACCTTGTACAGTGCACACCGGACCTGTCCAGCACCGACTGCAATAGTTGTCTTCAGGCAGCTATAAACCGTCTTCCTATGTGTTGTAGTGGAAAGCAAGGGGGCAGAGTTCTCTTTCCTAGTTGTAATGTTAGGTACGAGTTGTACCAGTTCTATAATGAATCCACAGCGCCCGCGCCTGCACCAGGGCTCGCACCTTCACCTCCAGGCTCCGTAGCTGGATCAAAAGGTGAAGTACTGGACCACTCATTTCTCTGCTTTTCAttcttcattattattaattattaagtgATGCATCGAATGTCAACATGGACAGCAGGCTTTTAAAGCTTTAGGAagctttattaaattaacaccTGTAAATAATTGTTGAGTTGATTCTTTTAGGATGACTGGATGAGGATTGAATTGTAACTTTTAAGGATGAGAATTTTGTTTTGATCTATTTAACTGTCTAAACCTGTTCTGTTATTTAAATGACAACATATTTATTATGTgacaatgtatatatataacattaaatttgtaaaatgaTTGAAATCTTCAACAATTTGCCCCAAATTGCTGGGATCTATCTTAATCCATTAAATCAAAGGTTAATTTTAAGAACTCCACTTGGTAGATCACTTGCAGCGAAATTCTCTTAGCAAAAGGGTAAAAGGATGGAGCAAAATCCGACTTGATGTGATAATTGGAATCATAACCATTTGAATTAAGTTCTTAATTTATGCTATGACAAACAGCTTCTCTTGTCGGTCGAGGACCAGTGAACTGTGACTGAATCATGATATGCATGCAGGAAAAGACAAAATCTCAACAACAACGATAGTCGCCATTGTTGTTCCAATTGCTGGCTCTGTGGTGCTATTCATTTTGGGATACTGTTTCCTAATTAGGAGAAAGAAGTACAATGCTGTCAAAGGAGAAATTGGTAAAGAATAAGTATATGagttattaggatgttttaagTCTCTTGTCTGCACACGCTGCTCCTTGTAGTGCAATCTCTTAATTACGTTTACTGCTTACCTTTGTAGATGCAAATGATATGACAACTGTGGAGTCCTTGCAATTTGATTTGGCTACAATTGAGGCTGCCACAAACAAATTCTCAGATGATAACAAGCTAGGTGAAGGTGGATTTGGTGTGGTTTACAAGGTAAGCATAACCAACTAATTAActcatacatatatatgaataattcAGAGTTCACAAGCTTAATTAATATTGGGATTCTAGAAATTTTACCAAGTGAACTGTTCTAAAGGTTGGGTGAAATCCATTCTCAGGGTATACTTCCCAATGGACAAGAAATAGCTGTCAAGAGGCTATCCAGAAACTCTGGACAAGGAGGAGAACAATTCAAGAATGAAGTTGTATTAGTAGCCAAACTTCAACACAAAAATTTAACAAGGCTATTGGGATTTTGCttggaaggagaagaaaagatacTCGTCTATGAATTTGTGCCCAACAAAAGTCTGGACTATTTTCTATTTGGTATGTCCACTTTAACATATATCTATTAGTCTTGGCCATTATGATTGCATAATAGTAATTTCTAATCAATATGCATTTGTATCTAATCTTTTGTTCATATAGCATGAGTAATTTTTCTAATGAACTTGTAGACCCAAGAAAACAAGAGGAATTGGATTGGTCAACACGTTACAAGATAATAGGCGGAATTGCTCGAGGAATTCAAtatcttcatgaagattctCGATTAAGAATTATACATCGTGATCTTAAAGCCAGCAATGTATTGCTAGATGTGGATATGAACccaaagatttcagattttggcatggcaaGGATTTTTGGAGTAGATCAAACACAAGGAAACACAAGTAGAGTTGTGGGGACTTAgtaagttttgattttttcttctgCTCTGCTTCATCAAAACTATGGAGTACATTTATTGTTTATCCTAGCTAACCTATAGATCACTGAAATCAAACAACATAGGTAACAAGTGTATGCTTTGATGTGGGTGAGCACAAATTTTGTGTATTATATCATTTTGGAAAAGTAGTTATTGCTAAGAACTCGTCAACCCTAACAATTAGaattaagttaattaataaGACTATTTGTTGCCTTTCAAGTGACACTACTATATTTGTGGTGGTGGCTTGCAGCGGTTACATGTCTCCAGAGTACGCAATGCGAGGAGAAATTTCTGTGAAGTTAGATGTGTACAGTTTTGGTGTGTTAATTCTAGAGGTTATCAGTGGCAAGAAAAACAGTAGTTTTTATGAATCAAATGGTGCTGAAGACCTCGTGACCTATGTGAGTATGAAACaaaaattgtaatttctttCTCATATCTTTAATGCCAAGTAGAGAGAAGAGAAGCTTGACATTAATGGTGTGATAATTTGATGCAGGGTTGGATACGTTGGAGGGATGGTAGGCCCTTAGAGTTGTTGGATCAAAGTTTGGGAGATTCTTATTCTCGAGATGAAGTGCTTAGATGCATCCAGATTGGCTTTTTATGTGTACAGGAAGATCCAGCTGACAGGCCCACCATGGCTTCCATACTTCTCACACTCAACAGCGGCTCCGTTACACTATCATCACCCCAACAGCCAGGATTTTTCCTCCACAGTAAAACAGACATGCCCATAAAGGATATGAAGTCTAATCAATCTACAACCAAATCAATGCCATGGTCAATTAATGAAGCTTCCATTACTGAACTAGACCCTCGATAGTCTGACTTAAGCACCTACCAGCCTAGTAATCCAGAGCCCAAAACTCAAGAAAATATGTTAAGATTTGTTGATATTGAATGCTAATACTACTTAATGTTCCTGTGGAGGAGTACAACATTGTTAATTGATATTGTGAAAGTCTTCGGCAttagaaatgaaattttattccatccgggttttttctaaaacccacccacccgcccaaaaacccggattttgacccaaattttgaaattactgGTGGGACCCAGCGCAGAAAAAGttgactaaaaaaatattaatattaataatttaaatcaatataaaataaaaaaaattaatattaataatttaaataaaaaaaacaaaagaaattaaaaaaaaaaaaaaaacagaggggtggctgccagccttgggggaggccgcgcggcctcccccgacctcctctgggggtggcgcgcggccacccccaaaggggtggctgccaactgGCAGCCAcccttgcttcattttttttttttttttaatttttaattttgatttcaattattttttttaaaaaaaattatttatttatttttaattaaataatcaatatataataaattattatttcacacaacttttcaaaataccaatcattatacacaactttttaaactatcaatcatttcttaccattaaaatataatatttttcaatctcaaaattcaacactcaaacacaatttcttacctcgatatttgtaaatagaattagaattcaattctaattctcaaaattcaaaacccaaacgcaccattaataTTTGGGtgcagattatatatatatatatataatactaagTGAGATTGTGCTATATAAAATATGGAGTTTCAGTAAtatcatttgaaaaataaataaattaaaattgatagtGTATGAAAGCAATTATATTGATCACCTTCGGACGCATGGTTAGTGGTTACTGTATCCAAGGGTTAGCACTGGCGAATTGATAATCTGGTGTCTATATTAAGCTTTTTTCTAAGAAATGTGtttaatgtcatatttttatttttatttttgcttattttcTACACCTCTTTTAAAAacttatcattaaatttttataggGAATTGCTGGGGTACCCACCAGCATTCCACCAAAGCCTAAGTGGCtctgtatttttatttagtaaattcattttcagtttttttactTAGACTTTGGTGAGATGCTGGTGGGTACCCcagcatttctcatttttataaCCCACATGTGGTCCCCAAGAATTTTGACTCTGGATTTTCAGAAGATGGAGGTGTGCAAAAGATACGCACCCAGAAATAACAAAAACCAActaagtttttctttcttttttttctttttttttttccaacacaCGCACTCAGAAATTCTTCAATAAATGTACGGTTGTCACGAGTCTGAATTTTCCACAAGTCTGACCGGAATCTTTTGTCATTTTCCTTTCTAGAAAGGATACTAAACTCGCCTCATTTGCGTGTCCTGATAGTTTGGCATTCATTTACACCACTCATGttactctatctctctctctcacactgaCACACACACCACCACTTTTCTCTGCTGATAGCATTATTGTACGTAATTTGTGTGATTCATCTTTATCTCTTTATCACCATCTTTATCTCTTTATCATTTTTGTTAAgtctcatttaaaatttatgtgGGGAGAGatctatataaaaataataataataaaaaaaaatctaatttatacaaatttttattaattcgaaaaaattcataaatatcAAGATcatcttttatctcaaaaattataaatataatcatCTTGACCAGACTTTTTGAAGCGAGGaaacaaattattttacacCAAAGTGTGGTCCAAGCCAAACTTAAAAGTCCTGCTCCCCCCTGCTCAGTGCTCGATCACCATgtcaacaaaaaccaaaaatcttgCAGAGTTGCAGAGAGGAAGAGTCTGATTTATCAAAATGACTTCCTTCAATCCCTTCTCTCTTCCCATCGCGTTCCTTTCCGTGCTTACCTTCCTCAACCTCATCACTTACGCTGCTGCCCAAAATTACCTCTACCACGTCTGTGCAAACACTACCTTCGCTGAAAATAGCATCTACAGTTCCAATATCAACTCCCTCCTCTCTTCCCTCTCCTCCAACGCCACCGGCAACATCGAATTCTACAACACCACCGCCGGCCAAACCACCTCCAACCCCGTCTACGGTCTCTTCAACTGCCGCGGAGATGTCGATGGTGATATGTGCCGAAGATGCGTGGTCAACGCAACCCAAAAGCTGTCCAGTAAGTGCTCAGGGGAGAAGGTTGCTGTTACTTGGTACGACGAGTGTATGGTACGCTACTCCAACGAGTCTATCTACTCCAAAGTGGCCGTAATGCCTATATTTCACTTGTACAACACACAGAACATGACCGAGCAGGACCGGTTTAACAGGCTAGTGAACACGACGTTGACCAAAATGGCACGAGAGGCTTCCAACTTTCCGATCGGTGTCAAGAAATTTGGAGTTAAGGCAGTGAAGTTTTCCGATTTTCAAAATCTGTACAGCATCGTACAGTGCACACGGGACCTTTCCAGCACCGACTGCAATAGTTGTCTTCAGGCAGCTATAAACCTTCTTTCTATATGTTGTAGTGGAAAGCAAGGAGCAAGAACTCTCTTCCCTAGTTGTAATGTTGGGTACGAGTTGTACCTCTTCTACCATGTACCCACAGCGCCCACACCTACAGCAGCTCTTCAACCTCCATCGTCAGGTTTACTATCTCGACTTTACTGAGTGATGGTGCTTCAATTTTCAGATCATGCTTTATAAATCTTTGTTAAATTAGTAAAAATTTTGTCCCGTACGAGATTATTTTGGTGTGA
This DNA window, taken from Alnus glutinosa chromosome 5, dhAlnGlut1.1, whole genome shotgun sequence, encodes the following:
- the LOC133868366 gene encoding cysteine-rich receptor-like protein kinase 25, producing the protein MHSFNPFSLPFVFLSMLIFLNLTTTHVAAQNYLYHFCANTSFAQNSFYSSNINSLLSSLSSNATGNTEFYNTTAGQTTSSNPVYGLFLCRGDVGAEVCRKCVANATQELADKCSKEKIAVIWYDECMLRYSNESIFSTVAVRPIIYLLNSQNITEQDRFNRLLNTTMTEMAREASNFPIGVKKFGVKEVKFSDFQNLYNLVQCTPDLSSTDCNSCLQAAINRLPMCCSGKQGGRVLFPSCNVRYELYQFYNESTAPAPAPGLAPSPPGSVAGSKGKDKISTTTIVAIVVPIAGSVVLFILGYCFLIRRKKYNAVKGEIDANDMTTVESLQFDLATIEAATNKFSDDNKLGEGGFGVVYKGILPNGQEIAVKRLSRNSGQGGEQFKNEVVLVAKLQHKNLTRLLGFCLEGEEKILVYEFVPNKSLDYFLFDPRKQEELDWSTRYKIIGGIARGIQYLHEDSRLRIIHRDLKASNVLLDVDMNPKISDFGMARIFGVDQTQGNTSRVVGTYGYMSPEYAMRGEISVKLDVYSFGVLILEVISGKKNSSFYESNGAEDLVTYGWIRWRDGRPLELLDQSLGDSYSRDEVLRCIQIGFLCVQEDPADRPTMASILLTLNSGSVTLSSPQQPGFFLHSKTDMPIKDMKSNQSTTKSMPWSINEASITELDPR